The following are from one region of the Paenibacillus sp. JZ16 genome:
- a CDS encoding oxalate decarboxylase family bicupin — MGDQNRNRGNDNRVPQPIRSDGAGGPDYGPRDVMRDIENPDMLVPPATDAGLMPNLKMSFSDTHMQLNHGGWSREITVRDLPIATTLAGVNMSLTPGGVRELHWHQQAEWAYMIWGSARITAMDASGRNFIADVGPGDLWYFPAGLPHSIQGLEEGCEFLLVFDDGHFSDLNTLSISDWFAHTPKDVLSANFGVPENAFSRIPKEQVYIFQDQVPGSLESQEVQSPYGKVPLSFKHRLLAQEPIITPGGSVRIVDSSNFPISKTVAAALVEIKPGAMRELHWHPNQDEWQYYLTGQGRMTVFAGNGAARTFDYRAGDVGYVPFAFGHYIQNTGTETLWFLEMFRSDRFEDISLNQWMALTPRDLVQDNLKVGNEVTDALRKEKWPVVKYPGYSYYPR, encoded by the coding sequence ATGGGAGATCAGAACCGAAACAGAGGAAATGACAACCGCGTACCCCAACCGATACGCAGCGACGGAGCAGGCGGGCCGGACTATGGCCCGCGGGATGTGATGAGGGATATCGAGAATCCCGACATGCTTGTGCCCCCGGCCACGGATGCGGGCTTGATGCCCAATCTGAAAATGTCGTTCTCCGACACGCATATGCAGCTAAATCATGGCGGCTGGTCGCGGGAAATTACGGTACGGGACCTCCCGATTGCAACCACGCTGGCTGGCGTGAATATGAGCCTTACGCCCGGCGGCGTCCGGGAGCTTCATTGGCATCAGCAGGCGGAGTGGGCCTATATGATCTGGGGCAGCGCCAGAATTACGGCCATGGATGCAAGCGGCAGAAATTTCATCGCGGATGTGGGGCCTGGCGATCTGTGGTATTTTCCGGCCGGTCTCCCCCACTCGATCCAGGGACTCGAGGAAGGCTGTGAATTCCTGCTGGTGTTCGATGACGGCCACTTCTCAGACCTGAATACCCTATCGATCTCCGACTGGTTTGCCCACACGCCAAAGGATGTGCTGTCCGCCAACTTCGGCGTTCCGGAGAACGCGTTTAGCCGTATCCCGAAGGAACAGGTTTATATTTTTCAGGATCAGGTGCCAGGTTCGCTCGAGAGCCAAGAGGTCCAGTCTCCTTACGGGAAGGTGCCGCTGAGTTTCAAGCATCGGCTGCTGGCGCAAGAGCCGATCATAACTCCCGGCGGAAGCGTAAGAATCGTGGATTCCAGCAATTTTCCGATCTCCAAAACCGTAGCGGCCGCGCTTGTCGAGATCAAACCGGGCGCCATGCGGGAGCTTCACTGGCATCCGAATCAGGATGAGTGGCAGTATTACTTGACCGGACAAGGACGAATGACCGTATTCGCCGGCAATGGAGCGGCACGGACCTTCGATTACAGAGCCGGCGATGTCGGTTATGTCCCATTTGCCTTCGGCCACTACATACAGAACACGGGTACGGAAACTCTGTGGTTTCTGGAGATGTTCAGAAGCGACCGGTTCGAGGATATCTCCTTGAATCAGTGGATGGCCTTGACCCCTCGGGATCTGGTCCAGGATAACCTGAAAGTCGGAAACGAAGTCACCGATGCTTTGCGCAAAGAAAAGTGGCCCGTCGTGAAATACCCGGGATATTCGTATTACCCGAGATAA
- a CDS encoding MarR family winged helix-turn-helix transcriptional regulator, with the protein MNDKAKQWIDRYVDVYLLVSRRINAQIREQLGEDLTSDQFQVVRLINGTDYCTSSYLAEALAVGKSSVTAIVNRLVDAGIIDRTRDEADRRLVYLTLTEYGHTIFESAQEQMREIVSPYLQHFEEKDIEMFISMFEKLGQLMFESGGRKN; encoded by the coding sequence TTGAACGACAAGGCAAAGCAGTGGATCGACCGGTATGTCGATGTCTATCTGCTTGTATCGAGGCGGATCAACGCCCAGATTCGAGAGCAGCTCGGCGAGGATCTGACCAGTGACCAGTTTCAAGTGGTACGCTTGATCAACGGCACGGATTACTGTACTTCATCCTATCTGGCGGAAGCTCTCGCGGTTGGCAAAAGCTCGGTTACGGCTATCGTCAACCGTCTCGTGGATGCCGGCATTATCGACAGAACCCGGGACGAAGCAGATCGCAGGCTGGTGTATCTGACTTTGACGGAATACGGACATACGATTTTTGAATCTGCCCAGGAACAGATGAGGGAGATCGTCTCCCCTTACCTGCAGCATTTTGAAGAAAAAGATATCGAAATGTTTATCTCGATGTTCGAGAAACTGGGGCAATTGATGTTTGAATCAGGGGGGAGAAAGAATTGA
- a CDS encoding MMPL family transporter — MKAILKARWAIIVLWLAAAVMLFLFAPSMSDLVREKGQLSVPDGYTSSRAAEILKEASGGEEGETLHQVALVFNKPDGLSESDKESIREGVQALNDNKESLHIDSINEPFTQTELEDTLIAKDGKTIMVALQVSGGQEAVKELPQKVNQVLEGVQADHYLTSEGLINEDTIVSSEEGLKKTEYITVVFILLILFVVFRSFVAPFVPLLTVGLSYIVSQSVVSFLVDQFNFPISTFTQIFMVAVMFGIGTDYCILLISRFKEELTTSEDTKTAIIETYRKAGGTVIYSGLAVFVGFAAIGLSKFILYKSAVAVAIGIAVMLLALVTVVPFFMAVLGKKLFWPSRGKLEHSENKLWGAAGSFSLKRPWAALLVVAVIVAPFLATYSGKLSFNSLEEIGPSYASVKGFNIISDSFGPGQSLPSTIVIKNDDRMDTAEYMGLAEKISREVEKVDGVSSVRGLSRPTGEQINDFLIPTQVKTLNEGLGESKDGLTQIQNGLSEAGKQLSENTPKLNEAAAGAKELTKGTADLKDGITELGQGLSAIQKGIQSGSAGAGELKAGLAQAAKSAKELAAAHAQLLQGYKQLDTGLAALEGGVAGLKEQLGGVAAALSGLEGSFTGLESNHPELIQDADYQTIKGTVTQTAAGTAELAAGLGQISEQLKGASAGLSEANAGYAKAAAGQTALANGLQQLVSGIAELQSGLSQAANGQGQIVSQIPSITGGLDQLQGGQKQLADGFGDLTGQIGELTEGLNASADGLKQISDGLHSAQDYLQQIQDVQDEELSGFFIPQEALENEEFQTVFDTYLSDDRKVMTLDVVLATNPYSEEALGSVEQIQSAVDRAVKDTKLENAEVAISGITSTNNDLQNISNEDYTRTVILMLSGIFIILVVLLRSIVMPIYLIVSLVITYFTAVGVTEMIFVHGFGYSGITWATPFFSFVMLIALGVDYSIFLMARFNENKSWNVQDAILHAMRNMGTVILSAVVILGGTFAAMYPSGVLSMMQIATVVLVGLVLYALLFLPFFVPVMVRIFGRANWWPFTPKEQDAKSPSGHDVGV, encoded by the coding sequence TTGAAAGCCATACTGAAAGCAAGATGGGCCATTATCGTTCTGTGGCTGGCTGCCGCAGTTATGCTGTTTTTGTTCGCGCCGTCCATGTCGGATCTGGTGCGGGAGAAAGGGCAATTATCCGTACCGGACGGTTATACCTCTTCGCGTGCGGCGGAAATTCTCAAGGAGGCCTCCGGCGGCGAGGAAGGGGAAACCCTGCATCAGGTTGCGCTCGTCTTCAATAAACCCGATGGGTTAAGCGAATCGGATAAGGAGAGCATCCGGGAGGGTGTTCAAGCTTTAAACGATAATAAAGAAAGCCTCCATATCGATTCCATAAATGAACCGTTCACACAGACGGAGCTGGAAGATACGCTCATCGCCAAAGACGGCAAGACCATCATGGTCGCGCTTCAGGTCAGCGGCGGCCAGGAAGCCGTCAAAGAGCTGCCACAGAAGGTTAATCAGGTGCTGGAAGGCGTTCAAGCCGATCATTACCTGACAAGCGAAGGCCTCATTAATGAAGACACCATCGTCAGCTCCGAGGAAGGCCTGAAGAAAACGGAATACATTACAGTTGTCTTTATTCTCCTCATTCTGTTCGTTGTATTCCGTTCCTTCGTGGCACCGTTCGTCCCGTTGTTGACCGTAGGGCTCAGTTATATCGTGTCGCAGTCGGTCGTTTCTTTTCTTGTGGACCAGTTCAACTTCCCGATATCGACCTTCACTCAGATCTTTATGGTAGCCGTCATGTTCGGGATCGGGACCGACTACTGTATCCTGCTGATCAGCCGGTTTAAGGAAGAACTCACCACGTCGGAGGATACCAAGACGGCGATCATCGAGACTTACCGAAAAGCAGGCGGCACCGTGATCTATTCCGGGCTTGCCGTATTTGTCGGCTTTGCAGCCATCGGGTTATCCAAATTCATTCTGTACAAATCCGCGGTTGCGGTTGCAATCGGCATCGCCGTTATGCTCCTGGCATTGGTTACCGTCGTTCCATTCTTCATGGCGGTGCTGGGCAAGAAGCTTTTCTGGCCGTCACGCGGCAAGCTGGAGCATAGCGAAAACAAGCTTTGGGGGGCGGCAGGTTCCTTCTCGCTTAAGCGCCCTTGGGCTGCATTGCTTGTCGTAGCCGTTATCGTTGCCCCTTTCCTGGCTACATACAGCGGCAAGCTGTCGTTTAACAGCCTGGAGGAAATCGGGCCAAGTTACGCTTCGGTCAAGGGCTTTAACATTATTTCGGACAGCTTCGGCCCCGGACAATCGCTGCCATCCACCATCGTGATCAAGAACGATGACCGCATGGATACGGCGGAATACATGGGACTCGCGGAAAAAATCAGCCGGGAAGTGGAAAAGGTTGATGGCGTGTCCAGCGTACGCGGGCTCTCCCGGCCAACCGGCGAGCAAATCAACGATTTCCTCATTCCGACTCAAGTGAAAACGTTAAATGAAGGATTGGGAGAGTCCAAAGACGGACTGACCCAGATTCAGAATGGACTATCCGAAGCAGGCAAGCAGCTCAGCGAGAATACGCCGAAGCTGAATGAAGCCGCAGCGGGAGCCAAGGAGCTGACCAAGGGAACCGCCGACCTCAAGGACGGCATCACGGAGCTTGGCCAAGGCCTCAGCGCTATCCAAAAAGGAATCCAGAGCGGCAGCGCAGGCGCAGGCGAACTCAAAGCAGGGCTTGCCCAGGCTGCGAAAAGCGCGAAAGAGTTAGCTGCAGCTCATGCCCAGCTACTCCAAGGTTATAAACAGCTTGATACCGGATTAGCAGCTCTTGAAGGCGGCGTTGCCGGACTTAAAGAACAGCTGGGCGGCGTTGCGGCTGCACTGAGCGGACTTGAAGGCTCCTTCACGGGACTGGAGAGCAACCACCCGGAACTCATTCAGGATGCCGACTATCAAACCATCAAAGGTACCGTTACACAAACAGCCGCAGGCACAGCCGAGCTGGCAGCAGGGTTAGGACAAATCTCCGAGCAGCTTAAAGGCGCGTCAGCCGGCTTATCGGAAGCCAACGCCGGCTACGCCAAGGCAGCCGCCGGTCAAACGGCGCTTGCCAACGGTCTTCAGCAGCTTGTGTCCGGTATCGCCGAGCTTCAATCCGGCCTTTCACAGGCAGCTAACGGGCAAGGACAGATCGTGAGCCAAATCCCTTCCATTACAGGCGGTCTGGACCAGCTGCAAGGCGGACAGAAGCAGCTTGCCGACGGCTTTGGCGATCTAACCGGCCAGATCGGAGAACTAACGGAAGGCCTGAACGCCAGCGCGGACGGATTGAAGCAAATTTCGGACGGACTGCATTCCGCACAGGATTATCTGCAGCAGATCCAGGACGTTCAGGATGAAGAGCTCAGCGGGTTCTTCATTCCGCAGGAAGCCCTTGAGAATGAAGAGTTCCAGACGGTATTCGATACCTATCTCAGCGATGATCGCAAAGTAATGACGCTGGATGTGGTTCTGGCAACCAATCCGTACAGCGAAGAGGCGCTGGGCAGCGTCGAACAGATTCAATCCGCTGTAGATCGCGCAGTAAAAGATACGAAATTGGAGAATGCCGAGGTTGCCATCAGCGGCATTACCAGCACGAACAACGATTTGCAGAACATATCGAATGAAGACTACACGCGAACCGTGATTCTCATGCTGAGCGGAATCTTCATTATCCTGGTCGTGCTGCTGCGCTCCATCGTGATGCCGATCTATCTGATTGTTTCACTGGTCATCACATACTTTACCGCTGTCGGCGTTACGGAGATGATATTCGTTCACGGCTTCGGGTATTCCGGCATTACCTGGGCCACGCCGTTCTTCAGCTTTGTCATGCTGATTGCGCTTGGGGTGGATTACAGCATCTTCCTAATGGCGCGTTTCAACGAGAACAAGTCCTGGAATGTTCAGGATGCCATTCTGCATGCCATGCGCAACATGGGTACTGTGATCCTGTCCGCAGTAGTCATTCTTGGCGGTACCTTTGCGGCGATGTATCCGTCCGGCGTACTGTCCATGATGCAGATCGCAACGGTTGTCCTGGTTGGACTTGTGCTATACGCACTCCTGTTCCTTCCATTCTTCGTACCGGTGATGGTCCGTATCTTCGGCCGGGCTAACTGGTGGCCGTTCACCCCGAAGGAGCAGGATGCAAAGAGCCCTTCCGGACATGACGTAGGAGTGTAG
- a CDS encoding hybrid sensor histidine kinase/response regulator, translating into MPTRSANHTYRIQTKKILQYILAVAVFLSVLLSLRWYWIEAFVPPHHPKASQGVLDLRSWDLTHSKSITLDGEWEFYPDMLATKQELEQTNPQHRYVQVPGNWRGSQTEESGSAYGTGTYRLRILVDPSLTAPLSFWIQQIQASASVEINGLKMGEMGNTGEDGKDNYSPARSPFVVDYAPAKHTQDIDLIIRVANHEHPRQGGIVNSIKLGSSQAIHGERGLSIDLQLITFVVLILHSLYSCILFLFNPREWTLLDFFLLLLTASVTIGVSDDDLLLKWLSINYDWDLKISILSYSWLSFFILKMTRSFTIKTRSRWFTAYCVSLLLYSGFIAIAPASLVFWTVEYKVFTVFYILPIIITIYMFGRMVAASRDDAIFLLLAASGVFSSVIWGALIKYQELPKVYYPVDVIAAIIGFSAYWFKRYFRNVDKISKLNRELQKADKMKDRFLAQTSHELRTPLHGIMNIAQSVSDREQHNMDNRSAEDMKLLVKVGRQMSHLLNDLLDAVRLREKRIVLHAEPLSLPSIVNGVIDILKYLLEGKAVQLKMDIDTSEALPLVMADEKRLVQILMNLLHNAIKHTEEGIIAVTANAKNGQMFIKVTDTGTGMDQETQQRVFLPYEQGDPGYGDTNGIGLGLSISRELVELHGGWMTVHSEIGKGSTFTFTLPLADSTDVEMAPNLSAVRLEAYEEIAASRNDLNDQPLLTAEVPLVEEQMNILAVDDNFVNLRVLANILMTEPYHLQLAASAGEALELLGTKAWDLVIADVMMPQISGYELTRKIRERYSPSELPVLLLTARSEPSDMYAGFRAGANDYVTKPVDPMELKYRIQSLITLKQSVNERLRMEAAYLQAQIHPHFLFNTLNSIHALSEIDVERMRKLNEAFSSYLQISFQYQNSGKFVSLSEELELVRAYLYVEKERHGNRLHVIWNVDQDIHLLLPPLTIQPLVENAVQHGIMPIAKGGTVHIRIERQELSTLIQVKDNGMGMSTEKVQGLLDAPREDKRGIGLYNTNRRLIQTYGSGLSIQSEVRVGTSVSFVIPDSEH; encoded by the coding sequence GTGCCAACACGATCTGCAAACCATACCTATCGCATTCAAACTAAAAAGATTCTACAGTATATATTGGCCGTTGCTGTTTTTCTGTCCGTGCTCCTCAGCCTTCGGTGGTATTGGATCGAGGCCTTCGTTCCTCCCCACCATCCGAAAGCTTCCCAAGGGGTGCTCGACTTACGCAGCTGGGACCTCACTCATTCCAAATCCATTACATTGGATGGAGAATGGGAGTTCTACCCTGACATGCTTGCCACAAAACAAGAACTGGAGCAAACCAATCCGCAGCATCGCTATGTGCAGGTACCGGGAAATTGGCGGGGGAGCCAAACGGAGGAATCCGGATCTGCCTATGGTACCGGAACCTATCGGCTTCGTATTCTGGTCGATCCATCCTTAACCGCTCCCCTTTCGTTCTGGATCCAGCAGATCCAGGCTTCGGCGAGTGTCGAGATAAACGGCCTTAAGATGGGAGAGATGGGCAACACCGGAGAGGACGGCAAAGACAACTATTCACCGGCTCGAAGTCCCTTCGTTGTCGATTACGCTCCCGCCAAACACACGCAAGACATCGATTTGATTATACGCGTGGCCAACCATGAGCATCCACGCCAAGGCGGAATTGTAAATTCCATCAAGCTGGGATCCAGCCAAGCCATCCATGGTGAACGCGGACTTTCCATCGATCTTCAGCTCATTACATTCGTTGTGCTCATCCTTCACAGTCTGTATTCCTGCATCCTGTTCTTATTCAATCCGCGGGAATGGACGCTTCTTGATTTTTTTCTGCTGCTTCTCACCGCATCTGTGACGATTGGAGTGTCAGATGACGATTTACTGCTGAAATGGCTGTCCATCAATTACGATTGGGATCTTAAAATCTCCATATTGTCTTATTCCTGGCTATCTTTTTTCATATTGAAGATGACCAGAAGTTTCACCATAAAGACCCGCAGCCGATGGTTTACCGCATATTGCGTTTCCCTGCTTCTATATTCCGGATTTATTGCAATCGCGCCTGCTTCGCTTGTTTTCTGGACGGTGGAGTATAAAGTTTTTACCGTTTTTTATATATTGCCGATCATCATCACGATCTATATGTTCGGGCGAATGGTGGCTGCAAGCCGGGATGACGCAATCTTTCTGCTCTTGGCAGCCAGCGGCGTTTTCTCCAGTGTTATTTGGGGAGCACTCATCAAATATCAGGAACTTCCAAAAGTGTATTACCCCGTTGATGTCATCGCGGCCATCATCGGTTTCTCTGCCTATTGGTTTAAGCGTTATTTCCGCAACGTCGATAAAATCAGCAAGCTTAACCGCGAATTGCAGAAAGCGGACAAAATGAAAGACCGGTTTCTGGCCCAGACCTCACACGAGCTGCGAACGCCGCTGCACGGGATCATGAATATCGCCCAGAGCGTCTCAGACAGGGAACAGCATAATATGGACAATCGAAGCGCGGAGGATATGAAGCTCCTTGTTAAGGTTGGACGCCAGATGTCTCATTTGCTGAATGATCTACTGGACGCCGTAAGGCTGAGGGAAAAGCGAATCGTACTGCATGCCGAGCCGCTATCCCTTCCCTCTATCGTAAATGGCGTTATCGATATCCTGAAGTATTTGCTCGAAGGAAAAGCCGTGCAGTTAAAAATGGATATAGACACATCCGAAGCCCTCCCTCTCGTTATGGCTGATGAAAAGAGGCTGGTGCAAATCCTTATGAATTTATTGCATAATGCCATCAAACATACCGAGGAAGGAATCATTGCCGTAACGGCCAACGCCAAGAACGGGCAAATGTTCATCAAGGTAACGGATACGGGAACGGGAATGGATCAGGAAACACAGCAGCGGGTATTTCTGCCATACGAACAAGGCGATCCCGGATACGGCGACACCAACGGCATAGGTTTGGGCCTTAGCATCAGCAGAGAATTGGTGGAGCTTCATGGCGGCTGGATGACGGTTCACTCCGAAATCGGAAAGGGTTCGACGTTTACATTCACGCTGCCTTTGGCGGATTCGACTGACGTAGAGATGGCCCCGAACCTATCGGCCGTTCGGCTCGAGGCCTATGAAGAAATAGCGGCAAGCCGGAACGACCTGAATGACCAGCCGCTTCTAACCGCAGAAGTCCCGTTAGTGGAAGAGCAGATGAACATTTTAGCCGTTGACGATAATTTTGTGAATTTGAGAGTGCTTGCAAATATATTGATGACTGAACCTTACCACCTGCAATTAGCAGCATCGGCCGGGGAAGCGCTGGAATTGCTCGGAACGAAAGCATGGGATTTAGTAATTGCAGACGTGATGATGCCGCAGATTTCTGGTTACGAGCTGACACGGAAGATAAGAGAACGTTATTCCCCTTCCGAACTCCCTGTGCTTCTGTTGACGGCGCGAAGCGAGCCCTCCGACATGTATGCGGGGTTTCGGGCGGGTGCCAACGATTATGTCACGAAACCAGTGGATCCGATGGAGCTTAAATACCGTATCCAGTCATTGATTACGTTAAAGCAGTCCGTGAACGAGCGTCTGCGTATGGAAGCTGCCTATCTGCAAGCTCAAATCCACCCGCATTTTTTGTTCAACACCTTGAATTCAATCCACGCATTGAGTGAAATTGATGTGGAAAGAATGCGAAAACTTAACGAGGCCTTTAGTTCATACCTGCAAATTAGTTTTCAATATCAAAACTCCGGCAAATTTGTCTCGCTATCGGAAGAACTCGAACTTGTACGCGCATATTTGTACGTTGAGAAGGAACGACATGGCAACAGGCTCCATGTCATATGGAACGTGGATCAGGACATTCACCTCCTGCTCCCTCCATTAACGATTCAGCCTCTGGTTGAGAATGCCGTACAGCACGGTATTATGCCAATCGCTAAGGGCGGAACCGTACACATTCGCATTGAACGTCAGGAGCTTTCCACGCTGATTCAGGTCAAGGATAACGGCATGGGAATGAGCACAGAAAAGGTACAGGGGTTGCTGGATGCTCCGCGAGAGGACAAGAGAGGAATTGGCCTGTACAATACGAATCGCAGATTGATTCAGACGTATGGGAGCGGTCTTTCCATTCAAAGCGAGGTCCGTGTAGGGACAAGCGTATCTTTTGTCATTCCCGATTCGGAGCATTAG
- a CDS encoding O-methyltransferase: MSKKDDTAATWDKVDDYITEHLIPYDEVLERILAANREAGLPEIDVSKAQGKLLNLIVQIKGAKRILEIGTLGGYSTIWMARALGDGGRLISLELDPHHAEIATSNIALAGLEDRVEIRVGDAVLQLEQLAKEKVEPFDLIFIDADKPNNPNYLKWALQFSRPGTIIISDNVIRNGEVIDHHSTDPRVHGIRKFMDMLSAHSAISGTAIQTVGSKGYDGFYIGVVS, encoded by the coding sequence ATGAGCAAGAAGGATGATACAGCTGCGACTTGGGATAAAGTAGACGATTACATCACAGAACATTTGATTCCTTATGATGAGGTTTTGGAGAGGATCTTAGCTGCAAATCGGGAGGCCGGATTGCCGGAGATTGATGTATCCAAGGCTCAAGGGAAGCTGCTGAACCTCATCGTTCAGATCAAGGGTGCGAAACGAATTTTGGAGATTGGTACGCTGGGAGGTTACAGTACGATCTGGATGGCTAGAGCACTTGGGGATGGGGGGCGGCTGATTTCACTGGAGCTCGATCCGCATCATGCCGAGATTGCCACATCCAATATTGCGTTGGCCGGACTGGAGGATAGGGTGGAAATCCGGGTAGGCGATGCTGTGCTGCAGCTGGAGCAGCTGGCCAAGGAGAAGGTGGAGCCGTTCGATCTGATCTTCATTGATGCCGATAAACCCAACAATCCGAATTATTTGAAGTGGGCGTTACAGTTCTCACGGCCGGGCACGATCATTATTAGCGATAATGTGATCCGGAATGGAGAAGTGATCGATCATCACAGCACAGACCCTCGGGTGCACGGTATCCGCAAATTCATGGATATGCTGTCCGCCCACTCCGCGATTTCCGGCACGGCAATTCAAACGGTGGGAAGTAAGGGGTATGACGGGTTTTATATCGGAGTTGTATCGTAA
- a CDS encoding LysR family transcriptional regulator yields MNLHALRLFHVIATTGSVTRAAELLNISQPAITAQIKKFEKELSLTLFKPQGRGIGLTSAGAELVPLAKRLFSVEQQIEQFCLDYRSGSRGQIRMAATYLPSHFLLPAWLAKYKQRYEEVEMSITTTNSSDALKQLLHMNVDLAIYGGLPEESPNTIQIVELFRDELWFVVSPDHRYANQRISLEEMMREPFVMREEGSSTRERLFALCRTHSAPSPRITLQFNGLHEAIMAVIAGYGANFVSSLVVREYVERGELSRVYVDGIELQNIIAVCTRKHEPLSAAAMNFVDMIRNQS; encoded by the coding sequence ATGAATTTACACGCATTACGGCTCTTTCACGTTATCGCCACAACGGGCAGTGTTACCCGTGCTGCTGAATTGTTGAATATAAGCCAACCCGCCATAACAGCCCAGATTAAAAAATTCGAGAAGGAACTCTCCCTTACTCTGTTCAAGCCGCAGGGCAGGGGCATCGGGTTGACTTCGGCCGGAGCCGAGCTCGTTCCGCTTGCCAAAAGACTCTTCTCCGTCGAGCAGCAAATTGAACAGTTCTGCCTGGATTACCGCAGCGGTTCGAGGGGACAGATCCGCATGGCGGCTACCTATCTTCCTTCCCATTTTCTTCTGCCGGCCTGGCTTGCGAAATACAAGCAGCGGTACGAAGAAGTAGAAATGAGCATAACCACCACCAATTCAAGCGATGCACTTAAGCAGCTGTTACATATGAATGTCGACCTTGCGATATACGGCGGTCTGCCAGAGGAATCTCCGAATACGATACAGATCGTGGAGCTGTTCCGGGATGAGTTATGGTTTGTCGTATCCCCCGATCACCGCTATGCCAATCAGCGCATCTCCCTGGAAGAGATGATGAGAGAGCCATTTGTTATGCGGGAGGAAGGCAGTTCAACGCGAGAACGTTTATTTGCCTTATGCCGTACCCATAGCGCGCCTTCCCCGCGGATTACGCTGCAATTCAACGGTCTGCACGAAGCGATTATGGCCGTCATTGCCGGATACGGTGCAAACTTTGTGTCCTCACTCGTTGTACGAGAGTATGTGGAGCGCGGCGAACTGAGCCGGGTCTATGTCGATGGAATCGAGCTTCAAAATATCATAGCGGTCTGCACCCGTAAGCATGAACCGTTATCTGCTGCCGCCATGAACTTCGTGGATATGATCCGGAATCAGTCATAA
- a CDS encoding TetR/AcrR family transcriptional regulator — translation MSHIPIPGTTQHKLIQAGLKRFAEMGYHKAEVDDIAADAGVTVGALYHHYKSKKKFYGLLRDDVTLRILDRMEAVADAAPPDQRLKSALLTAYDSMIRLKTGRLLSEPDPRKGDNPVARYLGQLAAASGEEAGEELGIILAEALRAAFAQVVEHDGSEAAMRSVLNRLLTS, via the coding sequence ATGAGTCATATACCAATACCGGGTACCACGCAGCACAAACTCATACAGGCAGGATTGAAGCGTTTTGCCGAGATGGGATACCACAAAGCGGAAGTTGACGACATTGCTGCCGATGCCGGAGTGACCGTGGGAGCTCTTTATCATCATTACAAATCCAAAAAGAAATTTTACGGCTTGCTTCGGGATGACGTAACGCTTCGAATATTGGATCGCATGGAAGCAGTTGCCGATGCAGCCCCTCCCGATCAGCGCCTGAAATCGGCTCTATTGACCGCTTACGACAGCATGATTCGCCTTAAAACGGGGCGATTGCTGTCTGAGCCAGATCCCCGTAAAGGAGACAATCCCGTTGCCCGTTATCTCGGTCAACTGGCCGCAGCATCAGGAGAAGAGGCTGGCGAAGAATTGGGCATCATTCTGGCGGAGGCACTGCGTGCCGCGTTTGCGCAAGTCGTGGAACATGACGGCAGTGAGGCTGCCATGAGGTCGGTACTAAACAGATTGTTAACGTCTTGA
- a CDS encoding VOC family protein codes for MEGNVIFYFVPVKDIKTGKSLYRDTLGLEESWREGDYTVAFKLPGTDVELMVEQVSEGGPDAAGPVFLVPSVREIYENNPGNLQFIGEPGETPDGLWLSAKDDSGNGIYFTDESLHES; via the coding sequence ATGGAAGGTAACGTTATTTTTTATTTTGTTCCGGTCAAAGATATCAAGACAGGCAAGAGCCTCTATCGCGACACGCTCGGTTTGGAAGAATCATGGCGCGAAGGAGATTACACGGTCGCCTTCAAGCTTCCCGGTACCGACGTTGAATTGATGGTTGAACAAGTCTCGGAAGGAGGCCCGGATGCAGCTGGACCTGTTTTTCTCGTGCCATCTGTTCGGGAAATATACGAGAACAATCCCGGCAACCTGCAATTTATCGGCGAACCGGGTGAAACACCGGACGGCCTCTGGTTGAGTGCCAAGGATGATTCCGGCAACGGAATCTACTTCACGGATGAAAGCCTCCATGAATCCTGA